The Leptospira sp. WS39.C2 genome contains a region encoding:
- the plsX gene encoding phosphate acyltransferase PlsX, with protein MWVAVDAMSGDYGPEGIVEGAVLAVREFGLSVSLVGDEQELLDILLKFDYDTEKIRVIHSTEIIGMNDSPSIAVRAMEDSSVVKAVRLVADKECIGVFSPGNTGATMAAALLHLGRLPGVLRPPIAAHIPREEGPPVLLLDAGANVDCKPEYLAQFAIMGEIYAKELFGIQKPKVGILSNGEEDKKGNTVSVKTFDLLKKIPFNFVGNVEGRDLYGGGREVDVVVCDGFIGNIVLKATEGLAKSIFNVLRNSIRQSSLAKTGALLLKSTFNAVKKRLDYAEYGGALLLGVEGICMIGHGSSNALAVKNAVRVIAECAKHGINERIRERLGEYKNILGDSH; from the coding sequence ATGTGGGTCGCCGTGGACGCGATGAGCGGAGATTACGGCCCTGAAGGTATCGTCGAGGGCGCGGTACTGGCAGTACGAGAATTCGGACTGTCTGTTTCGCTCGTTGGCGATGAACAAGAGTTACTTGATATCCTGTTAAAATTCGATTATGACACAGAAAAAATCCGTGTCATACATTCTACTGAAATTATCGGTATGAATGATTCTCCATCCATAGCAGTCCGCGCTATGGAGGATTCTTCCGTAGTCAAAGCAGTTCGTTTAGTAGCAGATAAAGAATGTATCGGTGTGTTTTCTCCTGGAAACACAGGTGCTACTATGGCCGCTGCATTATTACACCTTGGTCGCCTACCGGGCGTTCTGCGTCCGCCAATTGCTGCACATATTCCTAGAGAGGAAGGTCCACCTGTACTTCTGTTAGATGCAGGTGCCAATGTTGACTGCAAACCAGAATACCTAGCACAATTTGCCATCATGGGTGAAATTTATGCAAAAGAACTTTTTGGAATCCAAAAACCAAAAGTAGGAATTCTTTCCAATGGGGAAGAAGACAAAAAAGGAAATACCGTTTCTGTCAAAACCTTTGATCTCTTAAAAAAAATTCCATTCAACTTTGTAGGAAATGTAGAAGGCCGTGATCTTTATGGTGGTGGTCGTGAAGTAGATGTTGTGGTTTGTGATGGATTTATTGGAAACATTGTCCTCAAAGCGACAGAAGGCCTTGCCAAATCGATCTTTAATGTTTTACGAAATTCCATAAGGCAATCTAGCCTTGCGAAAACTGGTGCACTACTTTTAAAATCCACATTTAATGCTGTGAAAAAAAGATTGGATTACGCTGAATACGGCGGAGCACTGCTACTTGGTGTAGAAGGAATCTGTATGATTGGACATGGTTCTTCCAATGCACTTGCTGTGAAAAATGCTGTGCGAGTAATCGCTGAATGCGCGAAACATGGAATTAACGAAAGGATCCGCGAACGTTTGGGAGAATACAAAAACATTTTAGGAGATTCTCACTAA
- a CDS encoding sulfurtransferase, translating to MIQKWTKTLSSLFLLTSFVFCAEKKDNDDALLAGLLFLAANQIKVNTATDLVNESADDYNQNNWGLITGSTLNRFVSDWTANKPSHITGNLIILQTDEANRRTGDSPGRKPYVKADPEKGVYVYRLNDYTPSGLPLGGFRFNQTRDSGLFKNSVRYQANGEFVDDWLNTYGINPTKDLIVFAAGTGNGTIPASAITTSSAGLAGAIQDITRGVYWLRYWGVDIKHLAILNGNLRSNFVLTYPTQTSDSRSSLPAKGNFTVKSIRVDNTIITSGLEDIYEIAKNNLEAQIPGLTTKQFLIDARPTSQFGTGRSAGVVANGSTTTYITTGWDSAGAPVQWGATGDLNIDLNAGKTYVPFEGNIKGAVSFPWLALFEGFTDAGGVADDAAAETAFNIGYRYKSKSALKTIFTNKGYTSGATVVSQCRTNFEAQVNGFAAINILGYPTTYYDGSLVEWTSLVASHPSSSLNKVPTDFKWRTDLSTVSVFGYNPQINNAGTAGGAIDRVKSAEVDLQATTTKKFIQEDKAYKY from the coding sequence ATGATTCAGAAATGGACAAAAACTCTCTCTTCTCTTTTTTTACTTACCTCATTTGTTTTTTGTGCAGAAAAAAAAGACAATGATGATGCCTTACTTGCTGGGTTACTCTTCCTTGCTGCCAACCAAATCAAGGTGAATACTGCTACCGATTTGGTGAACGAATCAGCCGATGATTACAACCAAAACAATTGGGGACTCATCACTGGTTCCACCTTGAACCGATTTGTATCCGATTGGACAGCAAACAAACCAAGCCATATCACAGGTAACCTCATTATCTTACAAACGGATGAGGCAAACCGCAGAACTGGCGATAGTCCTGGAAGAAAACCCTATGTGAAAGCGGATCCAGAAAAAGGAGTCTATGTATATCGATTAAATGACTATACACCTTCAGGCTTACCTTTGGGTGGGTTTCGCTTTAACCAAACAAGAGATTCAGGTCTTTTCAAAAATTCCGTTCGTTACCAAGCCAATGGCGAATTTGTGGATGATTGGTTAAATACATATGGAATCAATCCGACCAAAGATTTAATTGTCTTTGCAGCGGGAACTGGAAATGGAACTATTCCTGCTTCAGCAATCACTACTTCTAGCGCAGGTCTTGCTGGAGCCATTCAAGACATCACTAGAGGTGTGTATTGGTTGCGATACTGGGGAGTGGATATCAAACATTTGGCCATCCTCAACGGAAATCTAAGGAGCAATTTTGTTTTAACATATCCGACTCAAACAAGTGATTCTAGAAGTTCATTACCTGCCAAAGGTAACTTCACCGTGAAAAGCATTCGTGTAGATAATACAATTATCACCTCTGGCTTAGAAGATATTTACGAAATCGCAAAAAACAATCTGGAAGCACAAATCCCTGGACTTACCACAAAACAGTTCTTAATTGATGCAAGGCCAACAAGTCAATTTGGAACAGGTAGAAGTGCTGGTGTTGTGGCCAATGGAAGTACGACTACTTACATTACTACTGGTTGGGACTCAGCTGGTGCGCCAGTGCAATGGGGTGCTACGGGTGATTTAAACATTGATCTAAATGCTGGTAAAACTTATGTTCCTTTTGAAGGCAATATCAAAGGTGCAGTTTCATTTCCTTGGCTTGCTCTCTTCGAGGGATTTACTGATGCAGGTGGAGTTGCAGATGATGCGGCGGCAGAAACAGCCTTCAATATTGGTTACCGTTATAAATCAAAATCTGCATTGAAAACAATTTTTACAAACAAGGGTTATACTTCCGGTGCCACAGTTGTGAGCCAATGCCGGACCAATTTTGAAGCACAAGTCAATGGTTTTGCCGCTATTAATATTCTTGGATACCCAACAACTTATTATGATGGATCGCTAGTAGAATGGACTTCATTAGTTGCAAGCCACCCTTCTTCCTCCTTAAACAAAGTTCCGACTGACTTTAAGTGGCGAACTGATCTAAGTACTGTTAGTGTATTCGGTTATAACCCACAAATAAACAATGCAGGTACAGCAGGTGGAGCAATTGACAGAGTGAAATCAGCCGAAGTCGATCTACAAGCAACCACCACAAAAAAATTCATTCAGGAAGACAAAGCTTATAAGTATTAA
- the hisG gene encoding ATP phosphoribosyltransferase: MLTLALPKGRLAEETALLLKSKGWLKNLPSEGSKELTYVSEDKRLRLLFVRSQDVCTYVEEAAADVGIVGWDILREGGFDLVAPVDLKLGACRLSLASFPDFDLFAKRSKVRVATKYPNLTREYFFSKGISCEIIKLYGSIELAPIVGLSDCIVDLVSTGGTLKANGLKEFESIMYSTARLVCNRSSFYHKHAELRSLIESIEN, from the coding sequence ATGTTAACTTTGGCTCTCCCGAAAGGTAGGCTTGCCGAAGAAACTGCTCTTCTTTTGAAATCCAAAGGGTGGCTTAAAAATTTGCCATCCGAGGGTTCTAAAGAACTTACCTATGTCTCAGAAGACAAACGCCTCCGATTATTATTTGTTAGATCACAAGATGTTTGTACCTACGTTGAAGAGGCGGCAGCTGATGTGGGAATTGTCGGTTGGGACATCTTAAGAGAAGGTGGATTTGACCTTGTGGCACCAGTAGATCTCAAATTAGGTGCCTGTCGATTGTCTCTTGCTTCCTTTCCTGACTTTGATCTGTTTGCAAAAAGGTCAAAGGTACGTGTAGCAACCAAATACCCGAACCTCACTCGTGAATATTTTTTTTCAAAAGGCATTTCTTGCGAAATCATCAAACTGTACGGGTCGATAGAGCTTGCACCGATTGTGGGACTTTCGGACTGCATTGTGGACTTAGTTTCTACTGGGGGCACCTTAAAAGCCAATGGTCTCAAGGAATTTGAGTCAATTATGTATAGTACGGCCCGTTTGGTCTGTAATCGTTCCTCTTTTTATCACAAACACGCCGAATTACGGTCTCTTATCGAGAGCATAGAAAATTAA
- a CDS encoding 30S ribosomal protein S1 produces the protein MNSTNPSSPKNETTSFGELLEKWESQSQSQEQENSAGKGTLIEGTVVDVIGDTVFLDIGEKLEARVSREDFSETPKRGEKVSAIIKKRVDGYCVLSKKEADQRVGWETIKDASQNGYPLSGKIVGEVKNKGYLVESEGIQLFLPASHVGVRFKESTEGGKEFSFKIIELNEKTRTGVVSRKTLLDEINGEKWEELLGKVKVGDKVTGKVVKIANFGVFLSVYEVVGLLRQNDISYKKFAPFKQYFNIGAEVEVTVLEIDKENNKLSLGIKQLYEDPWAWAKKELEKGMVVRGIVTSLTNFGAFVELKEGLEGLIHTTELSWAKKPPHPKDVLKKGQEVDSEILDIDFEARRLSLGLKQLLPNPWEALSANVRAGNVLEGKITGITKYGAFVEVESGIEGLIHISDITWDEKEKNPLNLLKKGQSVQYKILDVNLDAQRISCGLKQLSEHPYEALRKKYPPGTLVEGRVKSIVSFGVFVEVEPGYEGLVHISEIPDGRNIKLEDLYKVGDSVRTVVVKIEPNNKKISLSIKDFDKAVEREEMAKYMKEDNQPSRESIGSFMNLNQNR, from the coding sequence TTGAATTCAACCAACCCATCCTCCCCCAAAAATGAGACCACTTCCTTCGGCGAATTATTAGAGAAGTGGGAATCGCAGTCACAATCACAAGAACAAGAGAACTCCGCAGGAAAAGGTACCCTGATTGAAGGTACTGTCGTTGATGTCATCGGTGACACTGTTTTCCTTGATATTGGAGAAAAATTAGAAGCTCGTGTTTCTCGTGAAGACTTCTCTGAAACGCCAAAACGTGGTGAGAAAGTCAGTGCGATCATCAAAAAACGGGTCGACGGTTATTGTGTCCTCTCCAAAAAAGAAGCGGACCAAAGAGTTGGATGGGAAACCATCAAAGATGCAAGCCAAAACGGATACCCACTCTCTGGCAAAATTGTCGGTGAAGTGAAAAACAAAGGTTACCTCGTAGAAAGCGAAGGAATCCAATTATTCCTACCAGCTTCTCACGTAGGGGTTCGTTTTAAAGAATCCACAGAAGGTGGAAAAGAGTTTTCATTCAAAATCATCGAACTCAATGAAAAAACGAGAACCGGTGTTGTGTCTCGTAAAACCCTTCTCGACGAAATTAACGGCGAAAAGTGGGAAGAGCTCCTCGGCAAAGTAAAAGTCGGAGACAAAGTAACAGGAAAGGTTGTGAAAATTGCCAACTTTGGTGTTTTCCTTTCTGTTTACGAAGTAGTCGGACTCCTCCGCCAAAACGATATCTCTTATAAGAAATTTGCTCCTTTCAAACAATACTTCAATATTGGTGCAGAAGTGGAAGTGACTGTCCTTGAAATCGACAAGGAAAACAACAAACTATCCCTCGGCATCAAACAGTTGTATGAAGATCCTTGGGCATGGGCTAAGAAAGAACTCGAAAAAGGAATGGTAGTGCGAGGAATCGTAACTTCCCTCACCAACTTCGGTGCTTTCGTAGAACTCAAAGAAGGTTTAGAAGGACTCATCCATACAACAGAACTTTCTTGGGCAAAAAAACCACCTCATCCAAAAGATGTTTTGAAAAAAGGCCAAGAAGTTGACTCTGAAATTTTAGACATTGATTTCGAAGCAAGACGTTTGTCTCTCGGACTCAAACAACTCCTACCTAACCCTTGGGAAGCTCTTTCTGCGAACGTTCGTGCAGGAAATGTTCTCGAAGGTAAAATCACTGGGATCACTAAATATGGTGCTTTCGTGGAAGTAGAAAGTGGAATCGAGGGACTCATTCATATCTCTGATATCACTTGGGATGAAAAAGAAAAGAACCCACTAAACCTTCTTAAAAAAGGCCAATCGGTTCAATACAAAATCCTAGATGTAAACTTAGATGCACAACGAATTAGCTGTGGATTAAAACAACTTTCCGAACACCCTTATGAAGCTCTTCGCAAAAAATACCCACCAGGTACTCTTGTGGAAGGCCGTGTGAAATCCATCGTTAGTTTTGGAGTATTTGTGGAAGTAGAACCTGGTTACGAAGGCCTTGTTCACATTTCTGAAATCCCAGATGGTCGTAACATCAAGTTAGAAGACCTTTACAAAGTAGGTGATTCTGTTCGCACTGTTGTGGTAAAAATTGAACCTAACAACAAAAAGATTTCTCTCTCTATCAAAGACTTTGATAAAGCAGTAGAAAGAGAAGAGATGGCTAAATACATGAAGGAAGACAACCAACCTTCACGTGAATCCATCGGATCTTTTATGAATTTAAACCAAAACCGATAG
- the rnc gene encoding ribonuclease III, whose translation MSNSIRIKLSPERITSLKELQSITDTSFKDVSLLHLAFVHRSFANEDSDRYLSDNERLEFLGDSVLGILAAEYLYKSLPKGKEGILAKLKSKMVSTPAIAKLARFYRFMDYLLLGKGEKEKGETNLNLQADCFEAFLGALYLDQGLNSCRIFLTPHFQKMEKGVENAEETKDYKTILQEFCQKKWKKLPEYVLLKEEGPDHDKEFSVTVSCENYFQTNGDGKNKRRAEQMAAKAALRFLKLL comes from the coding sequence TTGTCCAATTCCATCCGCATCAAACTTTCTCCCGAAAGAATCACTTCTCTAAAAGAATTACAATCGATAACTGATACAAGTTTTAAAGACGTATCCCTCCTCCACCTAGCTTTTGTTCATAGGTCATTTGCCAATGAAGATTCGGATCGGTATTTATCTGACAACGAACGATTGGAATTTTTAGGAGATTCTGTCCTTGGCATCCTAGCTGCAGAATACCTTTACAAATCGCTTCCTAAGGGCAAGGAAGGGATCCTAGCGAAACTCAAGAGTAAAATGGTCTCAACCCCTGCCATTGCCAAACTAGCGAGGTTCTATCGTTTTATGGACTATTTACTTTTAGGTAAAGGGGAGAAGGAAAAAGGGGAAACAAATCTGAACCTACAAGCAGATTGTTTCGAAGCATTTTTAGGAGCATTATACCTAGACCAAGGTTTGAACAGTTGCAGGATTTTTTTAACGCCTCACTTCCAAAAGATGGAAAAGGGAGTAGAAAATGCAGAAGAGACAAAAGATTACAAAACCATTTTACAGGAATTTTGCCAAAAAAAATGGAAAAAATTACCTGAGTATGTTCTATTGAAAGAAGAAGGGCCAGACCACGATAAAGAATTTTCTGTTACAGTTTCTTGCGAAAATTATTTCCAAACAAACGGTGATGGAAAAAATAAAAGAAGGGCCGAACAAATGGCCGCAAAAGCAGCACTTCGTTTTTTAAAACTTTTATGA
- a CDS encoding NUDIX domain-containing protein encodes MIDFLLKSKSMRVRVAALIQDPKGKILLVQQQKKQSGYWLLPGGGIEFGESGEEALKRELKEELSLEVSFTEFLLLNESIDPNKKRHLIQIVFLTKVRELLPILNAKEKAISGFGYFTPKEILGMDLRPDIKHYFRAKSTNKPRYISSPWVNEP; translated from the coding sequence ATGATCGATTTTTTACTCAAATCCAAATCTATGCGAGTCCGTGTCGCGGCTCTCATCCAAGATCCCAAAGGTAAAATTTTACTCGTCCAACAACAGAAAAAACAATCGGGGTACTGGTTACTTCCTGGTGGAGGAATTGAATTTGGAGAATCTGGCGAAGAAGCACTCAAACGAGAACTAAAAGAAGAATTGTCTCTCGAAGTGAGTTTCACTGAATTTTTATTACTCAACGAATCCATCGATCCCAACAAAAAAAGACATCTCATTCAAATTGTATTTTTAACAAAAGTGAGAGAACTTTTACCCATCCTCAATGCGAAAGAAAAAGCGATCTCTGGTTTTGGTTATTTCACTCCTAAAGAGATTTTGGGCATGGATTTGCGGCCTGACATAAAACATTACTTTCGAGCTAAAAGCACAAATAAACCTCGATATATTTCAAGCCCATGGGTGAATGAACCATGA
- the fabG gene encoding 3-oxoacyl-ACP reductase FabG encodes MISLSGKTAIVTGGARGIGKATCLKLASLGANIVVADMNPEATNATAEELKSKGYKAIAVVANVSVEEDAQKLIDTAKKEFGSVDILVNNAGITRDTLLMRMKKEQWDAVIAVNLTGTYLCTQAAIKVMMKQENGGSIINLSSISGENGNIGQTNYSASKAGVIGFTKAVALEMASRKVRCNAIAPGFIATEMTEAIPENIRHGMVQAIPLKRAGLPEDIANGIAFLASDASSFITGHILDINGGGFLPGGGH; translated from the coding sequence ATGATCAGTTTATCAGGGAAAACAGCCATCGTAACCGGTGGTGCAAGAGGAATCGGAAAGGCAACTTGTTTGAAACTTGCATCTCTTGGTGCAAACATCGTTGTAGCAGACATGAACCCAGAAGCAACCAATGCTACTGCGGAAGAACTTAAATCCAAAGGATACAAAGCAATCGCAGTAGTTGCCAATGTATCTGTGGAAGAAGATGCTCAAAAACTAATTGATACAGCAAAAAAAGAATTTGGATCAGTTGATATCCTTGTGAATAACGCAGGGATCACACGTGATACTCTCCTTATGAGAATGAAAAAAGAGCAGTGGGATGCAGTGATTGCTGTAAACCTTACCGGAACTTATCTCTGCACACAAGCAGCAATCAAAGTGATGATGAAACAAGAAAATGGTGGATCCATCATTAATTTATCTTCTATCTCAGGTGAAAACGGAAACATTGGACAAACAAATTACTCTGCATCCAAAGCAGGTGTGATTGGTTTTACAAAAGCTGTGGCTCTTGAGATGGCATCAAGAAAGGTTCGTTGTAACGCAATCGCTCCAGGTTTCATTGCAACTGAAATGACTGAAGCAATTCCAGAGAATATCAGACACGGTATGGTACAAGCGATTCCATTAAAACGTGCTGGTCTTCCAGAAGACATCGCAAATGGTATTGCCTTCCTTGCATCTGATGCATCATCTTTTATCACAGGTCATATCCTGGATATCAATGGTGGTGGTTTTTTACCAGGTGGCGGTCACTAA
- a CDS encoding DUF1538 domain-containing protein has product MARNEKEESIHIGFREAITLIIPYLQKKLWSQIKSVFWIVLYLSLFQLIILRIPIKEASVIALGISAVVFGLTFFLEGLFLGLMPLGEALGLRLPQKLGMISIMVFSLLMGIGATLAEPAITILKASGSKVSPWEAPLLYYLLNDGAESLYRSIAFGVGISVVIGMLRFLYGFPLSKILIPTILFLLATSVYAQFDENLQFISGLAWDSGAVTTGPVTVPLVVALGIGISKVSEKNEQSSAYGVVTLASLFPILSVFIVGMYFSGKLPKPMSEESFFKTGIHLQESKLLLGEKLKTFHAKEKFQTQQISIQTKFQGISHKLYEAFLLAIRAILPLSIFLILFLYLILREKIPNPEEVQLGILFSIIGLTIFNFGIIFGLNKLGDQVGGKLPSTFRSIELTDSTKFIQNFNPKAVLKAVNEDGKEESFFYLKERKLYTGIPYHEENWNPKSKIYEYIPIHGPIFGKEDNLLGYIVVLLFAFFLGYSATLAEPALSALGNAVEETTVGTFRKSFLIQSVAIGVGIGTFIGMLKVLFELPLVWILVPIYLTLLVLNKFSKPEFIEIAWDSAGVTTGPITVPLVIAMGLGIGNQLGTVDGFGILACASAFPILSVLVTGLIVENSRKLSLNDMDSKTKS; this is encoded by the coding sequence ATGGCAAGGAACGAAAAAGAAGAATCCATTCACATAGGATTTCGTGAAGCAATCACACTCATAATACCTTATCTTCAAAAGAAATTATGGAGTCAGATCAAATCAGTATTCTGGATTGTTCTCTACTTATCCTTATTCCAATTGATCATTCTCCGTATTCCGATTAAAGAAGCGAGTGTCATCGCACTTGGAATCTCTGCTGTTGTATTTGGACTCACTTTTTTTTTAGAAGGATTGTTTCTTGGTCTCATGCCACTTGGTGAAGCATTGGGGCTGCGTTTACCTCAAAAATTAGGTATGATCAGCATCATGGTTTTTTCCCTATTGATGGGAATTGGAGCCACTCTCGCCGAACCTGCAATTACCATTCTTAAAGCGAGTGGTAGTAAAGTTTCCCCTTGGGAAGCTCCCTTATTGTATTATCTACTCAATGATGGAGCAGAATCATTATACCGTTCGATCGCCTTTGGAGTTGGGATTTCTGTAGTGATTGGAATGCTCCGTTTCCTTTACGGATTTCCTTTATCCAAAATACTTATCCCCACTATTTTATTTTTGTTAGCGACAAGTGTTTACGCACAATTTGATGAAAACTTACAATTTATTTCGGGACTCGCTTGGGATTCAGGTGCTGTAACAACAGGTCCTGTAACCGTTCCACTAGTTGTAGCATTGGGCATTGGAATCTCAAAAGTATCCGAAAAAAATGAACAGAGCAGTGCTTATGGTGTTGTAACCTTAGCCTCTTTGTTTCCCATCCTTTCAGTATTTATAGTTGGTATGTACTTTTCCGGTAAACTTCCAAAACCAATGAGTGAAGAATCATTTTTTAAAACAGGAATCCACCTGCAAGAATCGAAACTTTTGTTAGGCGAAAAATTAAAAACATTTCATGCCAAAGAAAAATTTCAAACACAACAAATTTCCATTCAAACTAAGTTTCAAGGCATTAGCCATAAATTGTATGAAGCTTTTTTATTGGCAATTAGAGCAATATTGCCACTTTCAATATTTTTAATATTATTTTTATACCTAATTTTAAGAGAAAAAATTCCAAATCCAGAAGAAGTTCAACTTGGAATACTTTTTTCAATCATAGGACTTACTATATTTAATTTTGGAATCATTTTTGGTTTAAATAAACTAGGTGATCAAGTTGGAGGCAAACTACCTTCCACATTCCGATCCATTGAACTAACTGATTCAACCAAATTCATACAAAACTTTAATCCCAAAGCGGTATTAAAAGCAGTAAATGAAGATGGCAAAGAAGAATCTTTTTTTTATCTAAAAGAAAGAAAGTTATATACTGGTATTCCTTATCATGAAGAAAACTGGAATCCAAAAAGTAAAATTTATGAATACATTCCAATTCATGGACCAATTTTTGGAAAAGAAGATAATCTTTTAGGATACATCGTAGTATTGTTATTTGCATTCTTTTTAGGTTATAGTGCTACTTTGGCAGAACCGGCATTATCAGCTCTCGGTAATGCTGTCGAAGAAACTACAGTTGGTACGTTTCGGAAGTCCTTTCTCATACAATCCGTAGCTATCGGTGTTGGCATAGGAACCTTTATTGGAATGCTAAAAGTATTATTCGAACTTCCACTAGTTTGGATATTGGTTCCAATCTATTTAACCTTACTTGTGTTAAATAAATTCAGTAAACCTGAGTTTATAGAAATCGCTTGGGATAGTGCTGGTGTAACTACAGGTCCAATCACAGTACCTTTAGTCATTGCCATGGGCCTTGGAATCGGAAACCAATTGGGAACAGTTGATGGATTTGGAATTTTAGCATGTGCATCTGCTTTCCCAATTCTCTCTGTTTTAGTCACAGGATTAATCGTTGAAAACTCACGAAAATTATCACTGAATGATATGGATTCTAAAACAAAATCATAA
- the acpP gene encoding acyl carrier protein, producing the protein MADFEKIKSIIVEQLGVDESEVTPEAHFINDLGADSLDTVELVMALEEEFGVEISDEDAEKIQTVGDVIKFIEKLKG; encoded by the coding sequence ATGGCAGATTTCGAAAAAATTAAGTCAATCATCGTAGAACAACTTGGTGTTGATGAATCAGAAGTTACACCTGAAGCTCACTTCATCAATGATCTTGGTGCTGACTCTCTTGACACAGTTGAACTAGTGATGGCTCTTGAAGAAGAGTTTGGTGTGGAAATTTCTGATGAAGACGCAGAAAAAATCCAAACCGTAGGCGATGTAATTAAATTCATCGAGAAACTTAAGGGGTAA
- the cmk gene encoding (d)CMP kinase, with protein MSLHTIENVIAIDGPAGSGKSTLARMIATKLGYHYLDSGAFYRALTFAIWEKFQETKEDDSKFPFFTEKLADATILEKDEAVFGFSVAKIPVHCELSSKGENLMFLGERDISHEIRDPEITKKIRYIAPRRAFREILNRHIREFARTHTLVMDGRDIGTEVFPKSKFKFFLTASVEVRAKRRYEELVAKGFKADLNHIKEEIEARDESDTTRTVAPLKQAPDAILIDTSTLDTETVLNTILSKVSPSGQI; from the coding sequence ATGAGTTTACATACGATTGAAAACGTAATCGCCATTGATGGGCCTGCCGGTTCCGGAAAAAGTACTCTTGCTCGGATGATCGCAACCAAATTGGGTTATCATTATTTGGATTCTGGAGCTTTTTACCGGGCATTAACGTTTGCTATTTGGGAAAAATTCCAAGAAACAAAAGAAGACGATTCCAAATTTCCTTTTTTTACTGAAAAACTCGCGGATGCAACCATTCTCGAAAAGGACGAAGCAGTGTTTGGTTTCTCCGTCGCAAAAATTCCCGTACACTGTGAACTTTCCTCGAAAGGTGAGAACCTAATGTTCCTCGGAGAAAGAGACATAAGCCATGAAATCCGTGACCCCGAAATCACAAAAAAAATCCGTTACATTGCCCCAAGGCGTGCCTTTCGGGAAATCTTAAACCGCCACATCCGGGAATTTGCAAGGACCCATACTCTTGTCATGGATGGCCGAGACATCGGGACCGAAGTTTTTCCGAAGTCCAAATTTAAATTTTTTCTCACCGCCTCTGTGGAAGTTCGGGCCAAACGCCGATACGAGGAATTAGTGGCAAAAGGCTTCAAAGCCGACCTAAACCACATCAAAGAAGAAATTGAGGCCCGGGACGAGAGTGATACCACCCGTACAGTGGCCCCCCTGAAACAAGCTCCGGACGCAATCCTGATTGACACGAGCACCCTCGACACAGAAACTGTCCTAAATACTATCCTGTCCAAGGTTTCACCCTCTGGGCAAATCTAA
- the rpmF gene encoding 50S ribosomal protein L32, which yields MAVPKRRKSKSKVRTKRAHHAIGKPNLNPCSNCGSFVLSHRVCPYCGFYKGKLVVAQKVKKTTEDN from the coding sequence ATGGCAGTCCCAAAGAGACGTAAATCAAAATCGAAAGTTAGAACTAAAAGAGCCCATCACGCGATTGGCAAACCTAACTTAAACCCGTGTTCCAATTGTGGATCATTTGTTCTGTCCCACCGTGTATGCCCTTATTGCGGTTTTTATAAGGGTAAACTCGTAGTCGCTCAAAAAGTTAAAAAAACGACCGAAGATAACTAA